actggcTAATCATTATTATGAAACTGTTTCTACTCATGATAATGTacgagtatacagggtggttcctTTATGTcataaaaaataaaggagatatttagatggCTACATCtaggtgaaccaccctgtagaaTGGTAGCGAACACCTTGATTTACCTGAACGAAAAATATGAAGTGTTTGAAAGACGTGTTTAAATGTGCCTCCTCCCCTAACTGCACCACTTCGCTGAAGTGTTGATGGTAAATATGGGCGTATACTCTGAACAGTCGTTTTAATATTGTCTTTGCAATGGACAGAAAGTTTTTTGGGAAGGGAACACCTAAAAGATCAAGATCTATCGTTAGCATCACATTTcatgaaacaaaaatttatcTAGCAAGGTAACATCACTTACCTATCTTCGAAGGAAATAATGTTTCATCATCTAATTGATCCTGTACCCAGGTCATTAAGTAGTCAATATACTTTGGGGCAGAGCATTTGATAGGTTTCTTGACGGTGTGCCCATCGGCCCAATGGTACTCGTATTTTGGTCCCGCGGACATGATAGGACAACTTTCTTCCGTGCAGAATTCTGTGATAGTGCCATATAACATGTTGATTTGATTGAAGAAATCAACAgctgaaacagtaaaaaaatcaCATGAACTACTGCAGAgaataaacaacaatttataGAATTCCTTTACATACTATTCACTGCAACCCATTCGTTCAAGTCTTCGCCCTCTGGGAGCATAACCGCCAGTCTCAAGTTTCCAGACCCTAGGGTGGCAGCAGCATGTTTCATCAAGTCATACTGATGGGTCCCCTCGGGGATGTTCTTCTTTGGCTTGAAGGTTTTTGAAGATCTGCTTCcactttaaaaattcaaaaaactATTTCAAAAATGTCCGAAAACAGTGTGACTTAACGCTCGCGTCAATAACCAAAATTTTCTGCGATGTACACTTTATAGTTTCGATGAATATTTCTATGCCTCAAATGTAAatgaaccccttgccgtattttaacaaaTCACaatcgtgatgaagattttaaacaaagtgtaACACCtttcgcctttctttttaagtgAAATAAGATtatattcgtttgtaatcaatagaccgcggatttttatgcatttatgaagaaattgactaggtgaaatataaaacagtgaaaaattttCAGGTGTAAAAAGCTATTACGGGATGAAATa
This genomic stretch from Lasioglossum baleicum chromosome 4, iyLasBale1, whole genome shotgun sequence harbors:
- the Mats gene encoding MOB kinase activator-like 1 isoform X1; its protein translation is MSFLFGSRSSKTFKPKKNIPEGTHQYDLMKHAAATLGSGNLRLAVMLPEGEDLNEWVAVNTVDFFNQINMLYGTITEFCTEESCPIMSAGPKYEYHWADGHTVKKPIKCSAPKYIDYLMTWVQDQLDDETLFPSKIGVPFPKNFLSIAKTILKRLFRVYAHIYHQHFSEVVQLGEEAHLNTSFKHFIFFVQEFNLIERRELAPLQELIEKLTAKDAR
- the Mats gene encoding MOB kinase activator-like 1 isoform X2; its protein translation is MKHAAATLGSGNLRLAVMLPEGEDLNEWVAVNTVDFFNQINMLYGTITEFCTEESCPIMSAGPKYEYHWADGHTVKKPIKCSAPKYIDYLMTWVQDQLDDETLFPSKIGVPFPKNFLSIAKTILKRLFRVYAHIYHQHFSEVVQLGEEAHLNTSFKHFIFFVQEFNLIERRELAPLQELIEKLTAKDAR